One region of Corynebacterium capitovis DSM 44611 genomic DNA includes:
- a CDS encoding HIT family protein, translated as MGPGKPYVDSGVGHPDRLERLWAPFRSSYIASMASERGGEASRRDADPFLAAPTLSDEDALIVARGTTVYALLNLYPYNSGHLMVVPYRKVAELENLTGAESAELMTFVRRAVQTLKRVSRPEAINVGLNLGKASGGSVGDHLHVHVVPRWAGDANFMTVIGGTKVLPQLLRETRKLLAAGWAEITEEEAHA; from the coding sequence GTGGGCCCTGGGAAGCCGTACGTGGATAGCGGGGTGGGCCACCCAGACCGCCTCGAGCGCCTGTGGGCCCCCTTCCGTTCTTCCTACATCGCGTCGATGGCGTCGGAACGCGGAGGGGAGGCGTCGAGACGCGATGCCGATCCCTTTCTCGCGGCGCCCACGCTTTCCGACGAAGACGCGCTGATCGTCGCGCGTGGCACAACGGTGTACGCCCTGCTCAACTTGTATCCCTACAATTCTGGTCACCTCATGGTGGTGCCCTACCGAAAAGTGGCGGAGCTGGAAAACCTCACCGGTGCGGAATCCGCGGAGCTCATGACGTTCGTACGCCGAGCGGTCCAGACACTGAAAAGAGTGTCGCGGCCCGAAGCGATCAACGTAGGCTTGAACCTTGGTAAGGCTTCCGGGGGCTCGGTAGGAGACCACCTTCACGTCCACGTCGTCCCGCGGTGGGCGGGAGACGCGAATTTCATGACGGTCATCGGCGGTACGAAAGTACTACCACAGCTGCTGCGCGAGACCCGGAAACTTCTCGCTGCCGGCTGGGCTGAAATCACGGAGGAGGAAGCTCATGCTTAG
- the ruvC gene encoding crossover junction endodeoxyribonuclease RuvC: MQLEGLRVMGIDPGLTRCGLSVVQAGRGRQVLPVAVGVVRTPTEADLSERLLRLSRAVSEWIGDYCPDVIAMERIFERGNVSTVMHTAHAVGVLVLAAAERDIPVHMYTPSEVKKAVSGNGRADKRQMTNMVTRVLGLAEPPKPADAADALAIAVCHCWRAPMIARSAGIA, translated from the coding sequence ATGCAACTCGAAGGCCTGCGCGTCATGGGGATCGACCCTGGGCTGACCCGCTGTGGTCTGTCCGTGGTGCAGGCCGGCAGGGGCCGCCAAGTCCTTCCCGTTGCCGTCGGGGTCGTTCGCACGCCGACGGAAGCCGACCTTTCCGAGCGGCTCCTCCGACTCTCCCGCGCCGTGTCGGAGTGGATCGGGGACTACTGCCCCGACGTCATCGCCATGGAGCGGATTTTCGAGCGCGGAAACGTCTCAACCGTGATGCACACCGCTCACGCCGTCGGGGTCCTCGTCCTCGCCGCGGCCGAGCGGGATATCCCGGTGCACATGTACACACCATCCGAGGTGAAAAAGGCAGTGTCCGGAAACGGACGAGCCGACAAGCGGCAAATGACCAACATGGTAACCCGCGTGCTTGGCCTCGCGGAGCCCCCGAAGCCAGCCGACGCGGCGGACGCCCTTGCAATCGCCGTGTGTCACTGTTGGCGTGCCCCGATGATCGCCCGCAGCGCGGGTATCGCGTAA
- the ruvA gene encoding Holliday junction branch migration protein RuvA, translated as MIDSLNGEVISIGLDHAVVECGGVGYRFLAAPPMLGTLTRGETRRILTAMTLKDDGVTLYGFVDEQARSLFRTLQTVTGLGPKLALACLSVYEPATLGEHISAGDTKAIQAIPGVGKKMAERIALELRDKVAGLYTPPGQPGLSSSSSGSSPAAEQVIEALVGLGFSDRAARSSVDGVTAENPQATSAQLLRTALNQLGKK; from the coding sequence ATGATTGATTCCCTCAACGGCGAGGTCATCTCTATCGGGCTCGACCACGCGGTCGTAGAGTGCGGGGGTGTCGGCTACCGTTTCCTCGCTGCTCCCCCCATGTTAGGAACGCTCACGCGCGGTGAGACCCGGAGGATTCTCACTGCCATGACCCTGAAGGACGACGGTGTCACGCTCTACGGGTTTGTAGATGAACAAGCCCGAAGCCTGTTCCGCACCCTTCAGACGGTGACGGGTCTCGGTCCGAAGCTCGCATTGGCATGCCTTTCTGTTTATGAACCGGCCACATTGGGGGAGCACATCAGTGCCGGGGATACCAAAGCGATCCAGGCGATACCCGGCGTGGGCAAAAAGATGGCTGAGCGCATCGCTCTGGAGCTGCGCGATAAAGTCGCAGGGCTCTACACTCCCCCCGGGCAGCCGGGCCTGTCATCGTCGTCAAGCGGTTCCTCGCCTGCGGCTGAGCAGGTCATCGAAGCCCTCGTCGGCCTAGGCTTTTCGGATCGAGCCGCGCGTTCGTCCGTCGACGGTGTGACAGCCGAGAACCCGCAGGCAACATCGGCGCAGCTGCTGCGCACCGCGCTCAATCAGCTGGGTAAGAAGTAG
- a CDS encoding copper chaperone PCu(A)C, protein MNRYAAAALILVAGAALSACSPSDEASISTSASTSTVPVTVPVTATSTALTTADADAPAVVLDNGTVRAKGADGMDMTAIFGTLRNTTDKDITITGFTTSLGQARYELHETVDGTMREMEGGLVIPAYGTYELAPGGSHLMVLDYPAEIAAGDTVTLTLHAADGSDIVIPDVAVRTLIPGYEDYADHSSASESSGAEATHVH, encoded by the coding sequence ATGAACCGTTATGCCGCCGCTGCGCTCATCCTTGTGGCGGGGGCCGCTCTTAGCGCGTGCTCCCCCTCAGATGAAGCGTCCATCTCGACGTCCGCTTCAACGTCCACCGTGCCCGTCACCGTGCCCGTCACTGCGACCTCAACCGCCTTGACGACTGCCGACGCCGACGCCCCGGCTGTTGTCTTGGACAACGGCACAGTGCGAGCAAAAGGCGCCGACGGAATGGACATGACGGCGATCTTCGGCACCTTGCGCAATACGACGGACAAAGACATCACCATTACCGGTTTCACAACGTCGCTAGGCCAGGCCCGATACGAACTGCACGAAACCGTCGACGGGACGATGCGCGAAATGGAAGGTGGCCTTGTCATCCCCGCTTACGGAACGTACGAGCTCGCGCCTGGTGGCAGCCACCTGATGGTCCTGGATTACCCGGCGGAGATCGCTGCGGGGGACACTGTAACGCTTACCCTGCACGCTGCAGACGGCTCCGACATCGTGATCCCCGATGTCGCCGTACGAACCCTCATTCCTGGTTATGAGGATTACGCCGACCACAGTTCCGCCAGCGAGTCATCTGGTGCGGAAGCAACGCACGTCCACTAG
- the thrS gene encoding threonine--tRNA ligase encodes MAPHTDHSASPTFEPFEVPAGTPVGVAMRELNLPNKGPDAVVAVQDRDGDVRDVSHTPDHDATFIPVPASSELGRSVIRHSCAHVLAQAVQAEFPGTKLGIGPAITDGFYYDFDAKEPFTPDDLKLLERRMKKIIKQGQRFVRGVYASTEDAEKDLADEPFKLELVHDKGSVDPNSDEATEVGAGDLTHYDNVNPRTGEVEWRDLCRGPHVPTTKYIPAFALTRSSAAYWRGDQKNAGLQRIYGTAWESEEKLAEYTTMLAEAEKRDHRRLGAELDLFSFPDEVGSGLPVFHPAGGTVRMAMEEHSRQRHIAAGYSFVNTPHVTRGDLFRKSGHLDWYADGMFPPMKLDGEYDDEGNCTRQPVDYYAKPMNCPMHNLVFASRGRSYRELPLRLFEFGTVYRYEKSGVVHGLTRARGFTQDDAHIYCTEAQLEEELTSVLEFVISLLKDYGLDDFYLELSTKDPEKYIGDDEIWERSTAILQSVAEKSGLELVPDPAGAAFYGPKISVQARDAIGRTWQMSTVQLDFNLPERFNLEYTAPDGTKKRPVMIHRALFGSIERFFGVLLEHYAGAFPAWLAPHQVVGIPVAADFGPYLDEVAALLRGKGIRAEVDHSDERMQKKIRTHTTGKVPFMVLAGARDAEAGAVSFRFLDGTQINGVPVPEAVELIEAWVRDKVNEQPNEDSIAARRG; translated from the coding sequence ATGGCCCCGCATACGGATCACTCAGCATCTCCGACCTTCGAACCCTTTGAAGTTCCCGCGGGCACTCCCGTCGGCGTGGCGATGAGGGAGCTGAATTTGCCAAACAAGGGTCCAGACGCCGTCGTCGCCGTCCAAGACCGTGATGGGGACGTGCGGGATGTGTCTCACACCCCCGACCACGACGCTACGTTCATCCCCGTGCCCGCATCTTCCGAACTGGGCCGCTCGGTCATCCGGCACTCCTGCGCCCACGTCCTCGCCCAGGCTGTCCAGGCGGAGTTCCCCGGGACCAAGCTGGGCATCGGGCCCGCGATCACGGACGGCTTCTATTACGACTTCGACGCTAAAGAGCCGTTCACTCCGGACGACCTCAAGCTCCTCGAGCGGCGGATGAAGAAAATTATCAAACAGGGCCAGCGCTTCGTCCGCGGCGTCTACGCCTCCACGGAGGATGCGGAGAAAGATCTTGCCGACGAGCCGTTCAAACTCGAACTCGTCCACGACAAGGGAAGCGTGGACCCCAACTCCGACGAAGCCACGGAGGTGGGCGCAGGCGACCTCACCCATTACGACAACGTCAATCCCCGTACGGGGGAGGTCGAATGGCGCGACCTGTGCCGCGGCCCTCACGTTCCGACGACCAAATACATTCCCGCCTTCGCCCTGACGCGTTCCTCCGCGGCGTACTGGAGGGGGGACCAGAAAAACGCCGGTCTGCAGCGTATTTACGGAACGGCCTGGGAGTCTGAGGAGAAGCTCGCCGAGTACACGACGATGCTCGCCGAGGCGGAAAAGCGCGACCACCGTCGACTTGGCGCGGAGCTCGACCTGTTTTCCTTCCCGGACGAGGTGGGCTCCGGTCTACCTGTGTTCCACCCGGCGGGCGGGACCGTGCGCATGGCCATGGAGGAACACTCTCGCCAGCGTCACATCGCCGCCGGTTACTCCTTCGTCAACACACCCCACGTGACCAGGGGGGACCTGTTTAGGAAGTCCGGTCACCTCGATTGGTACGCGGACGGAATGTTCCCGCCGATGAAGCTCGATGGCGAATACGACGACGAGGGCAACTGCACGCGGCAGCCGGTGGACTACTACGCCAAGCCGATGAACTGCCCCATGCACAACCTGGTCTTCGCGTCCCGCGGGCGTTCCTACCGCGAACTACCGCTGCGGCTGTTCGAGTTCGGCACGGTCTACCGCTACGAGAAGTCCGGGGTTGTCCACGGGCTCACCCGGGCCCGCGGGTTCACGCAGGACGATGCCCACATTTACTGCACTGAAGCCCAGCTGGAAGAAGAGCTCACCAGCGTCCTCGAGTTCGTTATCTCACTGCTCAAGGACTACGGCCTGGATGATTTCTACCTCGAGCTGTCTACCAAGGACCCGGAAAAATACATCGGTGACGACGAGATCTGGGAGCGCTCCACCGCGATCCTACAGTCGGTGGCGGAAAAGTCCGGCCTGGAGCTTGTACCCGACCCGGCGGGGGCGGCGTTTTACGGGCCGAAAATCTCGGTGCAGGCGCGGGACGCGATTGGGCGGACCTGGCAGATGTCGACGGTTCAGTTGGATTTCAACCTGCCGGAGCGCTTCAACCTAGAGTACACGGCGCCCGACGGAACGAAGAAGCGACCGGTGATGATCCACCGCGCGCTTTTCGGGTCGATCGAGCGTTTCTTCGGCGTGCTGTTGGAGCACTACGCAGGCGCTTTCCCCGCGTGGCTGGCTCCGCACCAAGTTGTGGGCATTCCGGTCGCGGCGGATTTCGGGCCCTACCTCGATGAGGTTGCCGCCCTGCTGCGCGGAAAAGGGATCCGTGCGGAGGTCGACCACTCCGACGAGCGCATGCAAAAGAAGATCCGCACCCACACGACGGGGAAGGTCCCGTTCATGGTGCTGGCGGGGGCCCGCGACGCCGAGGCCGGCGCTGTGAGCTTCCGATTCTTGGACGGGACCCAAATCAACGGCGTGCCGGTCCCCGAGGCCGTTGAACTCATCGAGGCGTGGGTGCGAGACAAAGTCAACGAGCAACCGAACGAGGACTCCATTGCGGCGCGAAGAGGCTGA
- a CDS encoding Dyp-type peroxidase, producing the protein MRVSRRTFLAGSASATAAAGLAAACSHVEADGPVSSSAPEHKDLATAVVGFDGLRQAGVATATQAHLNLAAFNLKEGVEKPGILRLLRLWTEDARKLCTGSAPVGSLEPEMNAWPANLTITAGIGERVFDLAAPDAKPQWLHDLPAFSRDRLDPAWGQSDLVLQICSDDPLTCAWALRHMTRAGMDYVRPSWVQQGFMNASGSLAEGTTPRNLFGQVDGTVNPRTDEAYEEQVWIDGPGGFAGSTSLVVRRIAMDLDEWEVLDRRSREVVVGRSLADGAPLTGGGEFAPADMEAVDDFGLPVIDKNSHMARAMPPEDHPEQRFRRRPYNYNLPPEPGSGKLSNAGLIFIAYQKDPDRQFTPVQARLDEVDRLNTWITHIGSAVYWVPPGASPSGDAFWGQSVMG; encoded by the coding sequence ATGCGCGTCTCGCGCCGTACTTTCCTAGCGGGGTCGGCATCCGCGACGGCCGCGGCGGGTCTCGCCGCCGCGTGCAGTCACGTGGAGGCGGATGGCCCGGTGAGCAGCTCCGCGCCGGAGCACAAGGATCTCGCCACTGCCGTCGTCGGCTTTGACGGGCTGCGCCAGGCCGGTGTGGCCACGGCGACTCAGGCGCACCTCAATCTCGCCGCCTTTAACCTAAAGGAGGGAGTCGAGAAACCGGGTATCCTTCGGCTGCTCCGGCTGTGGACGGAAGACGCGCGGAAACTCTGTACGGGGTCCGCCCCCGTGGGCAGCCTCGAACCGGAAATGAACGCTTGGCCGGCCAACCTCACTATTACAGCTGGCATCGGGGAGCGGGTGTTCGATCTCGCTGCGCCTGATGCGAAACCGCAATGGCTCCACGACCTGCCGGCCTTTTCCCGGGATCGGCTTGATCCGGCGTGGGGGCAAAGCGACCTCGTACTGCAGATTTGCTCGGATGATCCGCTGACGTGTGCCTGGGCGTTGCGCCACATGACGCGGGCGGGAATGGATTACGTCCGCCCGAGCTGGGTACAGCAGGGATTCATGAACGCCTCCGGTTCGCTCGCTGAGGGGACAACGCCGAGAAATCTGTTCGGCCAGGTAGATGGCACAGTGAACCCCCGCACAGATGAAGCCTACGAGGAGCAGGTGTGGATCGACGGGCCAGGTGGGTTTGCAGGATCGACGTCGCTAGTAGTTCGCCGCATCGCGATGGACCTTGACGAGTGGGAGGTGCTCGATCGACGCTCGAGGGAGGTGGTTGTGGGGCGCTCGCTTGCCGACGGCGCGCCCCTGACCGGTGGCGGCGAGTTCGCACCCGCCGATATGGAAGCGGTGGACGATTTCGGTCTACCTGTCATCGACAAAAACTCCCATATGGCCCGGGCGATGCCCCCAGAAGACCACCCCGAGCAGCGATTTCGGCGCCGCCCGTACAACTACAACCTCCCGCCTGAGCCCGGTTCTGGCAAGCTCTCCAACGCCGGGTTGATCTTCATCGCGTATCAAAAGGACCCGGACAGGCAATTCACGCCGGTGCAAGCTAGGTTGGACGAGGTTGACCGGCTCAACACCTGGATCACCCATATCGGGTCGGCCGTCTACTGGGTGCCGCCGGGGGCGTCGCCAAGCGGCGATGCTTTCTGGGGGCAATCGGTCATGGGGTAG
- a CDS encoding glycosyltransferase family 4 protein, with amino-acid sequence MRIGIVCPYSFDEPGGVQAHVLDLARELLRRGHDVRVLGPASEGTALPEWVTRGGSSVPIPYNGSVARLALGPRVRRVTRDFLLNGQFDVLHLHEPNAPSYSMAALRLAAGPIVATYHASAASSLALRAALPTLRVGLEKIRGGIAVSEMARRWQVEQVGADPVLIPNGVDTELFSRYRAPRNTTRDVEIVFLGRLDEPRKGLDILLNALGQVGRRARVTVIGGGALRSVPGVDFVGRVSDEDKARILGRADIYVAPNTGGESFGIVLVEAMAAGCAVVASDLEAFAAVCAADSVSPAGVLFPVGDSPALARSLRLLIDAPALRNHIITAGTTRAARYDWSTVASEIVTVYETVTSGAQGEKVTVAKW; translated from the coding sequence GTGCGGATCGGCATCGTCTGCCCGTACTCCTTCGATGAACCTGGCGGGGTACAAGCCCACGTCCTTGACCTCGCCCGGGAGCTTCTCAGACGGGGCCACGACGTTCGCGTGCTGGGGCCAGCCTCGGAGGGAACGGCACTCCCGGAATGGGTGACGCGGGGAGGCAGTTCCGTGCCGATTCCGTACAACGGCTCGGTCGCTCGTCTCGCACTGGGCCCGCGCGTGCGCCGCGTTACCCGCGATTTTCTCCTCAACGGCCAGTTCGATGTCCTCCACCTCCACGAGCCGAACGCGCCGAGCTACTCAATGGCCGCCCTGCGCCTAGCGGCCGGTCCAATCGTGGCTACCTACCATGCGTCAGCAGCAAGCTCGCTCGCCCTTCGAGCGGCCCTGCCCACTCTGCGCGTCGGGTTGGAGAAGATCCGCGGTGGGATCGCTGTCAGCGAGATGGCCCGCCGATGGCAGGTGGAGCAGGTAGGCGCGGACCCGGTTTTGATCCCGAACGGCGTTGACACCGAGCTGTTTTCACGCTACCGCGCGCCGCGGAACACCACCCGCGACGTCGAAATCGTCTTCCTCGGTCGGCTCGACGAACCTCGTAAAGGCTTGGACATCTTGCTCAACGCCCTGGGGCAGGTCGGGCGCCGGGCCCGCGTCACGGTCATCGGGGGCGGCGCCCTGCGTTCGGTTCCCGGCGTGGACTTCGTGGGCCGGGTCAGCGACGAAGACAAGGCGCGCATCCTCGGCCGCGCCGACATCTACGTCGCGCCGAACACAGGAGGGGAGTCCTTTGGCATCGTGCTCGTCGAGGCGATGGCGGCCGGTTGCGCCGTTGTTGCGAGCGATCTTGAAGCGTTCGCCGCCGTCTGCGCTGCGGACTCCGTCTCGCCCGCCGGGGTGCTTTTCCCGGTCGGAGACTCGCCCGCCCTTGCGCGTAGCCTTCGCCTCCTTATCGACGCGCCCGCCTTGCGCAACCACATCATCACGGCGGGGACAACGCGCGCAGCTCGCTACGACTGGTCTACCGTCGCCTCCGAGATAGTCACGGTCTACGAGACTGTGACATCGGGGGCGCAAGGCGAGAAAGTGACGGTGGCTAAGTGGTAA
- a CDS encoding YebC/PmpR family DNA-binding transcriptional regulator: protein MSGHSKWATTKHKKAAIDAKRGKLFAKMIKDIEVAARSGGGDPAGNPTLETMIMKAKKASVPNDNIERARRRGSGEEAGGANWESVMYEGYGPNGVAVLIECLTDNRNRAATEVRTAMSKNGGNLGESGSVGYMFSRTGVVTVEKGDLSEDDVLMAVLEAGAEEVNDLGSVFEVICAPTDLIAVRDVLTAEGMSVEDADQEFRASVEVELDVDGARKMERLIDALEESDDVQNVYTNMTVSDEVAAQLED from the coding sequence ATGTCGGGCCACTCAAAGTGGGCAACAACAAAGCACAAGAAGGCGGCCATCGACGCGAAGCGAGGCAAGCTCTTCGCCAAGATGATCAAAGATATCGAGGTCGCCGCGCGGTCGGGTGGGGGCGACCCGGCGGGCAACCCCACGCTCGAAACGATGATCATGAAGGCCAAGAAGGCCTCGGTGCCCAATGACAACATCGAGCGCGCCCGCCGCCGTGGCTCCGGCGAGGAAGCCGGTGGTGCCAACTGGGAATCTGTCATGTACGAGGGATACGGACCCAATGGCGTCGCGGTCCTCATCGAGTGTCTGACGGATAACCGCAACCGCGCGGCGACCGAGGTGCGCACCGCGATGTCAAAGAACGGTGGCAACCTGGGCGAGTCTGGTTCCGTCGGTTATATGTTCAGCCGCACCGGCGTGGTGACCGTTGAAAAGGGCGACCTTAGTGAGGACGACGTCCTCATGGCTGTTCTCGAAGCCGGGGCCGAAGAGGTCAACGACCTGGGAAGTGTGTTCGAAGTTATCTGCGCGCCCACCGATCTCATTGCCGTGCGCGACGTGCTAACAGCCGAGGGGATGAGCGTCGAGGACGCCGACCAAGAGTTCCGCGCGTCCGTGGAGGTCGAGCTCGATGTCGATGGCGCTCGCAAGATGGAGCGGCTGATCGACGCGCTGGAGGAATCCGACGACGTCCAGAACGTCTACACAAACATGACGGTGTCCGACGAGGTCGCCGCACAGCTCGAAGACTAG
- the pgsA gene encoding phosphatidylinositol phosphate synthase — protein sequence MLSVHGRRPAAVVVEPLARALLKVGLTPNAITVMGTLATIAVAVVLIPMGHLVAAAFLSAFFAAFDMVDGTMARLRGGGTAFGATLDASCDRLTDGALFGAIVFWLVYVDGAPRATVAAGLVVLVLSQVISYVKARGEAGGLKIVGGLIERPERLILALLGLGLEGFGVPRAIEVALWVLALGSAVTVVQRLRIAGRDERASAPLAPPPGAK from the coding sequence ATGCTTAGCGTCCACGGGCGCAGGCCCGCGGCCGTAGTGGTTGAGCCGCTAGCCCGGGCGCTGCTGAAGGTCGGCCTGACGCCGAATGCCATCACCGTGATGGGAACCCTGGCCACGATAGCTGTCGCCGTGGTGCTGATCCCCATGGGCCATCTCGTGGCGGCGGCATTCCTCTCTGCATTTTTCGCTGCCTTCGATATGGTCGACGGAACGATGGCGCGGTTGCGCGGGGGTGGGACGGCTTTCGGCGCCACTCTCGACGCGTCGTGCGACAGGTTGACGGATGGTGCACTATTCGGAGCGATCGTCTTTTGGCTCGTCTACGTCGATGGTGCCCCGCGGGCAACGGTCGCGGCGGGGCTCGTCGTGCTTGTCCTCTCGCAGGTGATCAGCTACGTGAAGGCGCGTGGGGAAGCAGGGGGCTTGAAGATTGTTGGCGGCTTGATTGAACGCCCCGAGCGCCTGATCCTCGCCCTCCTAGGCCTAGGCCTTGAGGGATTCGGTGTGCCCCGGGCTATCGAGGTGGCGCTGTGGGTGCTCGCGTTGGGGTCGGCTGTCACCGTGGTCCAGCGGCTGCGCATTGCTGGGCGCGACGAGCGCGCGAGCGCCCCGCTTGCGCCACCGCCAGGGGCGAAGTAG
- a CDS encoding copper resistance CopC family protein, whose protein sequence is MPLVARTAAAAAALAVAIAPVAQAHDAVVGGDPADGAVVSEFPHELTLEFSGLVQNGFNTFALSNAASGEVLYSGEPFVDGTKVTLDLPEELTVEPGEYRVGYQIVSSDGHSTKGSTTFSYEPSGSAAPAVPSAQNAPQQDQQAEGASDDGSTFPWLLAGGATLAAVALTAALAAMRRSKPVSDVSASEDTSSATDSK, encoded by the coding sequence ATGCCCCTCGTTGCAAGAACCGCCGCCGCAGCAGCCGCGCTGGCTGTCGCTATCGCGCCCGTGGCGCAGGCCCATGACGCAGTTGTGGGGGGCGATCCAGCAGATGGCGCGGTGGTGAGCGAATTCCCGCACGAGCTGACGCTCGAGTTCTCCGGGCTGGTGCAGAACGGTTTTAATACCTTCGCGTTGTCAAACGCGGCCAGTGGAGAAGTCCTCTACAGCGGCGAACCCTTCGTAGACGGCACTAAAGTCACGTTGGACCTGCCCGAGGAGCTGACAGTCGAACCCGGTGAGTACCGAGTCGGGTACCAGATCGTCTCCTCTGACGGCCACTCCACCAAAGGCTCGACCACCTTCTCCTACGAGCCCTCTGGCAGTGCTGCGCCCGCTGTGCCGAGTGCACAGAACGCTCCCCAGCAGGACCAGCAGGCTGAGGGCGCGAGTGACGATGGCTCCACCTTTCCCTGGCTTTTGGCCGGAGGTGCCACACTCGCCGCGGTAGCGCTGACCGCTGCGCTCGCCGCGATGCGACGTTCAAAGCCCGTCTCTGACGTGTCGGCCTCCGAGGACACATCGTCAGCCACGGACTCGAAGTAG
- a CDS encoding acyl-CoA thioesterase — translation MSAQNIHTILDLERIDRNIYRGQAMDSDVFIRTFGGHVAGQALVAATRTVDPDKKVHSLHGYFLRGGRANEKTVYKVARPRDGRSFATRTVEAVQDGEVIFSMQASFHVTTDRGPDHQDPKPKVPLPDTLVRATGAEGSLIASLAREWTDWDLRPVPPGAFEPDPGASGQQLVWFKSTSRLPEDDAFHVCTLAYMSDMTLLHTSMVPHPGEEVQMASLDHAMWFLRPFRADDWLLYDQSSPSAHHGRALTQGKIYDVDGNLVAVTVQEGLTRTLRKGATAVPRAGASTS, via the coding sequence ATGAGCGCACAGAACATTCATACGATCTTGGACCTTGAGCGCATCGATCGCAATATTTACCGGGGCCAGGCGATGGATTCCGATGTCTTCATTCGCACCTTTGGGGGGCACGTTGCGGGTCAGGCGCTCGTCGCCGCAACGCGGACGGTCGACCCGGATAAGAAGGTGCACTCGCTGCACGGGTACTTCCTCCGCGGGGGGCGCGCGAACGAGAAAACGGTGTACAAGGTCGCCCGTCCTCGCGACGGCCGTAGCTTTGCCACGCGGACGGTCGAGGCTGTCCAAGACGGGGAGGTGATTTTTTCCATGCAGGCGAGCTTTCACGTCACGACGGACCGCGGCCCCGACCACCAGGACCCCAAACCGAAGGTCCCCCTCCCAGATACCCTGGTTCGAGCAACGGGAGCGGAAGGCAGCTTGATTGCCAGCCTCGCGCGCGAATGGACCGACTGGGATCTGCGCCCCGTCCCTCCCGGCGCGTTCGAGCCCGACCCGGGCGCGTCGGGCCAGCAGCTCGTGTGGTTCAAGTCCACGTCGCGTCTGCCCGAGGACGACGCATTCCACGTGTGCACCTTGGCGTACATGTCCGACATGACGCTTCTGCATACGTCCATGGTTCCGCACCCCGGTGAAGAAGTTCAGATGGCCTCGCTCGACCACGCCATGTGGTTCTTGCGTCCATTCCGCGCCGACGACTGGCTTCTCTACGACCAATCATCACCCTCGGCGCACCATGGACGAGCGCTCACGCAGGGCAAGATTTACGACGTCGACGGCAACCTGGTCGCGGTGACCGTTCAGGAGGGGTTGACGCGCACGCTCAGAAAAGGGGCGACGGCCGTGCCCCGCGCGGGTGCGTCGACAAGCTAA
- a CDS encoding phosphatidylinositol mannoside acyltransferase, with protein sequence MTTRNERLDPATLAYLAGWKTVGVMPERLAKATFDLGADVASDSGRGMEMLRRNLTRVVGPENVTRDLIRRATRSYARYWREAFRLPRIAGDERYVAALDKAVEGREYIDQARAAGRGVVIALPHSGNWDMAGMWLVSAYGQFTTVAERLKPEILYEKFVQYRSSLGFEVLPHAGAGGPYTRLEEVLHGNGIVCLMGERDLTPRGVRVTFFGEPASLPAGPAKLAAETGAALLPAHSWFAGEGWGLKAEAPIEVGDVVDTTQRLADRFAANIAAHPEDWHMLQPVWQADRDWARAGR encoded by the coding sequence ATGACCACTAGAAACGAGCGCCTTGACCCCGCCACGCTGGCTTATCTGGCGGGGTGGAAAACCGTCGGGGTGATGCCGGAGCGGTTAGCCAAGGCGACGTTCGACCTAGGCGCGGATGTCGCCTCAGATAGCGGGCGCGGGATGGAGATGCTACGCCGCAACCTCACCCGTGTTGTCGGCCCGGAAAATGTCACCCGCGACCTCATCCGCCGGGCGACGCGTTCCTACGCCCGCTACTGGCGCGAGGCATTTCGCTTACCTCGTATCGCGGGCGACGAACGCTACGTGGCGGCGCTGGACAAAGCGGTCGAGGGCCGCGAATACATCGACCAGGCTCGCGCTGCGGGACGCGGAGTTGTCATCGCATTGCCCCACTCGGGCAATTGGGACATGGCGGGAATGTGGCTCGTCAGCGCATATGGTCAGTTCACTACCGTTGCGGAGCGACTCAAGCCGGAGATCCTCTACGAGAAGTTCGTGCAGTACCGGTCCTCCCTGGGCTTCGAGGTTCTGCCCCACGCCGGTGCGGGCGGGCCGTACACTCGACTGGAAGAAGTTCTCCACGGCAACGGGATTGTGTGCCTCATGGGGGAGCGCGACCTGACACCCCGTGGGGTGCGCGTCACGTTTTTCGGTGAGCCGGCGTCGCTGCCGGCTGGGCCCGCCAAGCTCGCCGCTGAGACCGGGGCCGCACTGCTTCCCGCGCACTCATGGTTTGCGGGCGAGGGCTGGGGCCTGAAGGCAGAGGCCCCGATCGAGGTGGGCGACGTCGTGGACACCACACAGAGATTGGCCGACCGCTTCGCGGCGAACATCGCTGCTCACCCCGAAGATTGGCACATGCTGCAGCCAGTTTGGCAGGCGGACCGAGATTGGGCCCGGGCCGGGAGGTGA